The Erigeron canadensis isolate Cc75 chromosome 1, C_canadensis_v1, whole genome shotgun sequence genome segment ATCCAAACATCCCCTCTAATTCAAATCCATACTTTACCTTCAATCACTTTCAATTCTTGCTTACGTCTCACTTCCTTAGATTTCcgatctatttatttatatctataaaattagggttagggttagggttagggttagttttttttttttaattcgtaTTATTTGTAACAAGCTGTATTCAATTCATAATGAAATTTCAAATACCTATATAATTATACCTGTCAATTGTATACAATAGAATATATTTTGTTTCTTGcaattttgtaattttaatttttgtaaaattttgtaATGGAGATGGACAATCCTCGAGGAAGATCGTTCGATAATAGATCGGCTAGAAACCCTAAGAAACCTCGATTGATAACGGAGGAAACGCCGGCCGTGATTcgaagtaataataatagtttgaaTGGGAACGGCAGGCCGCCGGTGGCTCAGCGGCAGCCTGTGGTAGGGTTTAGACAGGATGCGGCGGTGGACAGAGACGGAGAGGGAGGTTACGAGCCGCAGTCGTTGTTGCAGATCAAACAACAGCAGTATCAAGAGTTAGTGAGCCAGTATAGGGCAGCTCTAGCTGAGTTGACTTTTAACTCGAAACCGATTATAACTAACTTGACTATCATTGCTGGAGAGAATGTGCAGGCTGCTAAAGCTATTGCTACTACTATCTGCAATAATATTGTTGAGGTGATGATTAAATATTGATTACTTcggttgttatatatatatatatttgaattgaaTGTATGTATAGTTGCAGTGTTAGACAGTTTTACATTACATTGCGATATAATAGTAGTTATTTGTGTTGCAGACCCAACTTGCAGTGTTCAGTTTCAGCTAAATGCAACttcaataaatatatcaaaaaaaacttcaaatatataCTGCATTGGATTTTTACATTTGAATTccgttttttcatattttctttactttactATATTGTCGAATGTATGAACTCCAGTGATTGGGATGACtcaaatctttttaaaagtatatgaaCAAGTTATGTGTTGTGATGATGCTTGCATATCTGTATATGCTCTTCGAACTGCAAATTACTCCGGTTCTCATTTGTGTTATGCATTATCTACCTTACGTGTTCAAATATATTGTATAATCTCTATCTTATACGAGTAGTAATATTATGTATAATCGCTATCTTATTATCTTAACTGTGGATGGCTATTGTAGGATTAGTCAATCTAGTTTTAGTCGCTGCAATGACTATTGGTTATCTTTATTGTTTAAAGAGTTGTGTTTGTGCTTCGAGAGACTACTGAAATTAATAATGTTACTGACactaaaaagtatatattttaggtTCCTAGTGATCAAAAGTTGCCATCACTATATCTTCTAGACAGTATTGTGAAAAACATTGGACGTGATTACATCAGACACTTTTCCACCAAGCTCCCTGAGGTTAGATTTTAAGTCATACAAAGTGCTTATAACTAGGCCATGCAAGACACCgtatcaatttattttttttcatgtatGATTTTTTAAGGTATTCTGCAAAGCCTATAGGCAGGTTGATTCTACAATACATTCGGGTATGCGACATCTATTTGGGACATGGAAAGGAGTATTTCCCCCTCAAACACTTCAATCGATAGAGAAAGAACTCGgtttccagtcagttgggaatgGGTCCACTTCAGGGTTGACCACTTCTAGACCTGATTCACAGCCTCAGCGTCCTGCTGGCAGTATCCATGTGAATCCTAAGTATTTGGAGGCCAGACAGAAACTCCAGCAGTCAACCAGGGTAAGGAGGAACCGAAAAAGTATACctttttaaaagtatatgaCTCAAATCTTTATACTAATTGTTGTAACCTGCCATGAAGGAAAAAGTTGCAGCCAGTGACATAACCACGAACTTGATTAAATCACCTGAAGATGTCGTGAGACTGAATCGAACAGCTGGCATAAATCCTCAGAGGGCACGTGCTGATCCTCGGCTTAAATTTCATGTATGATATGACCGTTTATATTTCTTTGACATATTATCATTGATAAATAAGGTTTTCAGCagaataataaaaagtttacgAATTTTCAGCAGGCACAGAGAGATGCAGAGAGTGATCTTACTAACGAGAACAGTGGTGCATCATATAACAGTTTCGATTTTGGACCTGATATATCAAGTGAAAGGGTGACGGAGCATAGTACAGAGATAATACCCAGGCTGAAAAGAAATTCTTTTGATGTAAAGCAAGGACTGCCAAATTATCTGGGTCCTAGAACTGCAGTTCCTGATGCAAGATTACAGTCTGTGAGTAAAGGAGGTGCTGAAATAAGTAGGAGCTGGAAGAACTCAGAGGAAGAGGAGTACATGTGGGATGACGTGAGCTCCAAGAGAGACCCTAGGTTGTATTTTGAGCCTGCAGGACCTGTAACTAAAACCACAACACCATCTAGTCAGCCACCACCTCGCCAGCCTCCTCACTCACAGTACCAGTCTGGTAGGTTACTGCGTGAGTTAGCCGATCAAGGTTCAATAGATGTGGATGGTAAAACAGCTCGATTCCGAACTCAAATAAACACTGGTCTTTCTAGTCAATCGCATCAAGATTCTCTCCTCATGAAACCTCAGAATTTGCAATCGGGCAACCCTCGAAACTCACAACTTAACAATTTGCAGCCACTCTCACCTCAGTTACCAGTGAAACGTGTTCGGTATCTGCCACCTTATCAACCTGAATCAGTATCCGAGCCCGTTTCTGCAAGTCCTTCTGTTAGCTCCTCACTGGCCCACCCAAAATCTTTGGTTACAGATATACCAGGACCGCCAAACTCCAGTAGTTTGTTAGCTGCTGTTAGTAGCATATTTGGTAACAAACCTGTTTCATCAACACTTAGTTCAACAGTCACGAATCCTGTGTCAAATCCCGTGTCAAACCCTGTGTCCAGTCTATTGAGTACATTGGTTGCTAAAGGCTTAATTTCTGCATCTCATGATGATTCAAAGATACAGAGCCAAAGTGATGATTCGAAGAAACAAAGCCAAagtgatgattcaaagaaacaaagcCAAAGTggtgattcaaagaaacagagCCAAAGTAATGATACAAAGAAACAGAGTCAAAGTGATTTCACTGTATCGTCAGAAGAAATTCTTCCAATTGTAGTTTCTCCTGTGATATCTACTTCATCTACCAGCAGTGAGCTATCTCCCTCCAAGCGTGTCTCTAAAAGTTCTGTCACAATACCTAAGCCTATCAATGAAGAAATTAAGAGTCTTATTGGTTTCCAATTTAAGGCTGATGTTATTAGGCAATTTCATCCTATTGTAATTAGTGAGCTCATTGATGAACTTCCACATCAATGTAGCATTTGTGGTTTAAGATTTAAACTTGAAGAACGATTCAATAAGCATATGGAATGGCACATattgagaaattctgaatcagACATATCAAGGAGGTGGTTCCCAAGTTGTGAGGACTGGGTTAATGGTGGGTCAAGTAATGAGAGCACATTAGTGATCGATGGCGAGCAAATGGTTACTGCAGATGAAAGTCAGTTTGTATGCGTTTTATGTGGCGAAATGTTTGATGATTATTACAGTTCAGAAAGGAATAAATGGATGTTTAAGGGAACCACATACCTTGACATCACAAATGGCAATGCCGCAAGTATCAACAATGGTGTTATCGTGCATGTAAATTGTATATCAGAACATTCACTTTCTGATCTTGGCATAGCCAATGAGGTGAAGGTGGTACGGGTTTTTGAAATTTCATGAGGTTTTATAGCAAGTATTTGTTGGGCTTGTAAGTTTAGAAAGATTTACTCTTAGTTATCCTGTTCTTGACTTGCAGGAAAATGGGCTATGATGGTTTGAAGTTGCTGAAGCTCAAGAGAAAACCAGGTTCATTTTTTTACTTGCTTATATGCCAATGTTACTTGCCTTTGCCATAACCTGGTGCAAAGGCTGCTTGGCAATACTTGTTTTGAATGCTCAAAAATTCTTTTATTGTGGCTGATTCTAAATCAAAACGAAAATTATTATATCATGGTACATCTTTTTTAAACTTCCATCTACGTGATCTTGATATGCTGCTTGTCCTTTATTATTTTTGGTGGTAAATTTGTATTCTCAAAGCATATTTTGGATCTCAAAATGGCATTATCTTGCAGCATTAGAGCAAGCCCATCACAGGAGGTTAGGGTTTGATTTTATGGAGAGGGCTGGAGCCATATTGCTGATGTACATTGTATTGTAGTGTTGCGCTTTTGGTTTCTTGTATGCTACATCATTATGGATTACATTATTGAGCAATGTCGTACACTATCCGTTTACTTGTGGACACCCATGGAGGTTGATTGCGTCTGTATCGGGATGATTTTGGCATCCTTTTGTATCGAACACATTTATAAGGTGCAAgaggggagagagagagagagaggagagagagagagagagagagagagagagaagagagagagagagagagagagagagactttAATTGTATATTTAATCGTCTAAAATGTGAATGTCGCAAGCTTAGAGCACACGGTATGGGGTGAGGTGGATCTGTGTGAAGGGCTGATGTGGTGGTGTTATGGTAAAATGGCGGTTATGTCGTCTGATGGGGGTGATGGGCGCTTCTTTCAGCGTGGTCCTTATCATACTGGGTGATGAGGTAACAATGAGATGAAAATGGGGTACTGTGTGATCCACACCGTATACATGGTGTGATATAGAGGGTATTCTTGTGATCTTGTCaacttttttatgttgatgCGTGAGTGTGATGGGGAGTGATCCCCTCTGCCATATCGACTGCTCTTGCAATTAGATAATCTAATTTAGATTTCCTAACCCAAGTAATGATTATCTGAAGACTTCTTTTACATTTAAAATTGAAGCTGCATTGAGCTTAATCGTCATACTGTGTAGTGAGTTAGGTGACTAATTTTGACCTGAGGAACCCAACTGTTGGTCTAGCGAGTTGGGAAATTGTCACAAGTTAATTGTCTTAGAGACTATGCACGCTTAAAAGCTGATGATATATTTCAGAAATATTTGGACCCCAACGTTCAAAAATCTTTAGTCATGTATTGACATCGTGATGATGAGTTGTGCTGTttgcgtttttttttttcttttttttaaatatttatttatgtttgttagtGATTCGATGGTTAGTTTCATGGGTGTATTAATACATGTTTTACATCTTTTCTATGCTGCTTTTATCTACACAACTAATAATTTGATCCAAAACACTTGTTTCAATCAATAAAGGTGTTATTACAagctttaaaaattttattataagcTTGTGTACAGAGAGTTTGGAGAGGCTATAATTCAGCACAAGAGCTAGTCCTTTTTCAAATAGTGTGCTTTGTACATGAAATAAAAGGTGGCTATATTATTCTGACATGTATCcttaatgaaaaacaaattgtccatctatatctatacataattCGTAACTGACAAGTGACAACAAAAGCAACAAAAACCTAGCTACATTTTTGGTTATGATGATACATATATGACGTACAAAGGTAATGCTCTTTTTAAGAAATATAGATGTAGggcaaaatatataaaaatcaaatataatatgAAAGTGACGATAAGCAAAACCTAAACAAGCTTATTGAAAGAAACTGGACCAAgaaatctatatttattataGTTTGTTTAGAAACCTTGCAATTAAATAGTTAGTggtataaaaagattaaaaagttagttAGAAAAGCAGTTTTGGCCAAACAAGAGGACAGGGGAGAAACTAGAGAAAAGGAGAGAGGAACTTGGAgggaaatttttttatttttttgttaactcTCCTTCTCTCTTATAAACATCTCATTCTTCTTCGTCCATGCCTGCCCTGGTGAATGAATATCACGCCCTAACAACAAAAACCAACCATATTTTGATCACCAAAGCTTTACCCTTTTGATATATGTAGACATTGATCACCCGAGCCGAATGATCATTTTTTCGCAAAGGTATGCTCACATCATCTGTTTTTTAATTGGTTTTGCACTGTGATTATGCATTATTGGGATCATTATGTatctaataattatttttatagacATATTTGAAAATGTGGAGAAGTTTATGCCTTTTTGACATGGGTTTAATGGTGTTTTTTATGGAGATGATCATTCTTGATTAGGATTATAAGATTTCTTTGCTGCTTTCTTGaattatttggattttgttatTAGCTTATTTGTTGGAAATTTCATAGCTCTGCTATGATAGATGATAAATTGTTGATTCTTTACAGAAATTTATCAACAAATTTCTATTATTATAGCTGTTTTCTTTAATTGTTTACCATTTAGTTTTCAAGATTTTAGGATCTTCTTTCTAAACCtattttctttggcttttttcTCATCaaggttttttttcttcttcccctttttctttaaatcCATGAAAATCTGGACTATGTATGATCTTGGTTTTTCTCCTTTTCATTATCTTCTGTATATGGTGATAAATCTATTATTGGTTTATGCCTTTTCAGAAATCTTCAGAAAGTAAAGGATATACaaaaaatttgaagatttgATCATTCTTCACAATGGGAAATTGCTGTATTATCCCATATAATTCCGCTCAGAGGAAAGAGAAGaagaggaaaagaagaagaaatgccAAACCAAATCCTTTTTCGTTCAATTATCACACCCTATCACAATCTCAATATAGCGAAAATAGTTTCTTTGTATTAGCAGACCCTACAGGTCATGACATTACGAATTGGTACAATCTTGGACGCGAGTTGGGTAGGGGTGAATTCGGAGTAACTTATTTGTGTACAGATGTAAAAACTGGCCAAAAATTTGCCTGCAAATCTATATCGAAAAGAAAACTTAGAACTGCAGTGGATATAGAGGACGTGAGAAGAGAAGTTGAAATCATGAGACGTTTTCCAAAACATCCAAATCTTGTGGCATTAAGAGATACTTATGAGGATGATACCGCAGTGCATATTGTTATGGAATTATGTGAAGGTGGAGAGTTGTTTGATCGGATTGTGGCGAGAGGACATTATTCAGAACGAGCTGCTGCATCTATTATGAGGACAATCGTTGAGATCATTCAGGTTTGATTGTTTTGAAATGTTTCAAAATTAAATACAGCGTAGATTTTTCAGTTCttttatttgatattagtttGTGTCACTTATAGATGTGTCATAGTCATGGAGTTATGCATCGTGACCTCAAACCTGAGAATTTTCTTTTTGGAAATAAGAAGGAAACAGCTCCTCTAAAGGCAATTGATTTTGGGCTGTCAGTTATTTTTCAACCAGGTATGTGATAATGATTTTATCCTATTTTCGACGCACATTATCTCACCAGTAATTTAATATGTCACCATAGTATATGAGTAATGCTTCATCACCGAGTATTTCTAGCTGACCACGTTCTTGGATTCATGTAAGCCTAAGTTTACCTATGAATTGCTCGTTATCCAGGAGAGATCTTTAATGAAATAGTGGGAAGTCCTTATTATATGGCTCCGGAAGTTCTAAAACGCAACTATGGCCCCGAGGTTGATGTATGGAGTGCGGGAGTCATTTTGTACATTTTGCTTTGTGGTGTTCCTCCCTTTTGGGCAGGTATGCTTCTGTATCTCAATTAAGCGTGGCAATTCCATACTTTCGGTAGTGTTATGTTTCAAATGGGTCAGAAAGGTCAAACTAGTTAAGTTAGCTAAATGGAAGCATGTCAATTTGGTTGAAACGGTGTTCAAAGTTGAAAGTGTTTGGGGGTCAACCTGGCCCGTTGTGACTTGTAACTCGTTTTCCAACCCGCTAAAGGCACCCATCTTGCTACCTTTAATTTTGATCTCTCCCCTAAATCATGTTTCAGATTTTTAGTTTGACTCGCGTGTTTTCTATAGAAACTGAACAAGGAGTGGCACAAGCAATTATTCGGTcagttattaattttaaaagagATCCATGGCCTAAAGTTTCTGATAACGCAAAGGATCTTGTGAAGAAAATGCTTGATCCAGATCAAAAGCGTCGTCTTACAGCTCAACAAGTTCTTGGTAATATATTGTATAGGTACtgttttgtttgaaaatgtAGTGTAATCTATTACGGGCTGGCTGATTTATTGCTTTCAAAATGTAATTACAGAACATCCATGGCTGGCAAACACAAAGAGGAATCCAAATGTTCCATTGGGTGATGTTGTTAAGTCAAGGATTAAGCAGTTCTCTATGATGAGCAAACTCAAGAAACAAGCTTTGAGGGTACGGTTTATGATCTGTTTCTGTAACAATCATTTGTTTGGACTATTCTTTATAGTATTTGGTTGTCAAGTAATCATACTCATATCAGCTGCTACAAAACTGATTATGTATTGGTAAACAAAAAGGGAACTGTAAAGACTTTACCAGCATTCCACACATCTTTTTACACAAATGTGTCCGTTTTTCATTTTAactattaatttcttttattaacAAGAATATGCCAGACAGTCAAACATGTGAGTATCTCTTGTTAACAAAATCTAGCAGCAGATGGACCAGTTCTGcataatcactttcaaaacgCACATCCAAATCTTAGCTGACATTCAATGATAATATACGCAGGTGGTGGCTGAGCATCTATCAGTAGACGAAGTTGCAGGGATAAGGGAGGATTTCCGTATGATAGACTCAGGCAACAAAGGAAAGATTGACATTGATGAACTCAGAGTAGGTTTACACAAGCTTGGTCATCAAGTAAACGATGCAGATCTACAAACTTTAATGGAATATGTAAGTACCATCATGTTTACGTTCGTTAGAACTAGATTTCTTTGACTGAGTTTGTAATCATGATTCTACAGGCTGATGTTGATAGAGACGGGAACCTGGACTTTGGGGAGTTTTTGGCTGTCACGCTGCATCTTAAGAAAATGGCAAACGATGAACACCTGCACAAAgcctttgattattttgataagAACCAAAGTGGCTATATAGAGGTCGAAGAGTTGCGTCATGCATTAAGCGATGGAGGCGAGATCACTAATGAAGAAGTAATAAATGGAATTATGCATGACGTTGACGCAGATAAGGTCAGTTTGATTTGGGTAGATAAATAGGCAGTTCAGCTGGGTTAGATAACATGTCTAAGCAAGCCTGGGTCAAGACGGGCCATATTATGGTGGGGTTTGGATGGAAATGAAACACTTCTAATCcaaatttatatattctttattagTCTAAgatatgataaaaattaaaaataaaaagttttatttttacattttaaatataattcttaaaataaaatgatttagaagctcttattattatatgtaaaaaaacaaaattaggaTGGCTTTCAAGCATTTGAATCGTTTCctctatatataatttcttttaccCCTCAGACCCAATTCATAGGTAAATGGGTCGAGACTTCTACCCCTACCACATTGCATATGCTCATTAtctttgttttgtcttgtaaCCACCTGTGATCCAATTCTTTTAGGACGGGCGTATCAGTTATGAGGAATTTGTTGCAATGATGACAGCCGGTACAGATTGGAGAAAAGCATCAAGACAGTATTCTCGGGAACGATTCAACAATCTTAGTTTGAAGTTAATGAAGAATGGTTCGTTAGAGTTGGTAAATGAGGAATGCTGAAAAAGTTGACATGTATATACAACAATCTTAGAGGGTTTGGGATGTGATACACTGATACTGTTAACATGTTTATCTGCATAGCGCTTTTTTGTAAGATATAATTAGTATGTACATGAAAGCAAATGTATGAGATGGAGTTGTAAAAATGGTTGACTAGGGCGGTAGATTAATATTGTTATTGGTGCAGCTTTCTGCTGCTGTTTCAAGAGTTACCCATTGTTGTTGGCTGAAAAtctgtataaatgtataattattcTCAAAAGTTCAGTGTCTTCTTTGTTCTCTTTTTCCCTCACCTTTTCTgcttccttttttattttttggatttcGAGGTTTGGAAAGATAGCAAGAAACCTATGTTAGGTTCTTCTCCGATTGTTCCTAACTTCTAATATTACATGACAAATCCAGATCctgctttttatttttaaggaaAAGATCAACGCACCACATTGCATTTCACACATTAGGAGTTGAACCACAGCCTCATGATTGGTGGCTCATATAGGTCAATAACGAGATTTTATtaaattctttttcttaatatatactatcaAGATTCTGTTAACTGGATAGAGGGCGTTTCCCTGCAATTTTCCATGAATAGTAATGAACCGACCAAAAAACACAGAATTctattaatttaacaaaaatacaattttcaTTATGTGAAGGATATATAACATTATACTAGTCCTTGAGACGAAGTGTTTTATACATCCGAGACCAACTTTTCGTTACATAAAAGTATGAAAAGTTTGGTACCATACATTCAAAAAGGTCCATTTCTGGTGCAGTTACGTATACCCTATGCAGGAAGACTTGTAGCCCTGGAATCGCCGCCTACCTATCTGAAAAACTTACATTTACGAACAAGACTCCTGATAAAGAAAGGTATACTATTTCTTTCATTAATATGCATTGAGAGCATGTTTTCATGTTTGTATTATAAAAAGATCAAATAAGCAGTTCTTTATATGCATCCAGTCCTTGGCTTTCAGAATACTGCTTCAGTTTAAATAGTGCCCGACTTTCCACTTGCCGGATCCGTTCCTTAGACACCCCCATCATGATTCCAATATCAGCCAATGATTTCCGGACTTCACATCCAATTCCGTATCTCAATCGAATTACTTTCCTCTCTTTTGGATTAAGAACTCCAAGAAGGTTAGTGATATGGTTTCTCATAAGTTGCTTTGATGCACTAGCGTCCGGAGTATCAATTGTAGTGTCAGGAGTAATTTCCTATCATAACAACAATACATCATATAGTACTTTTTGATCATTCAGATATATGCATAAGATCTGGGTGTAAAATGCACGCTCTTTAATGAGCAAAAAAAGTTTTATCCTAACCCAAAAATCTGGGCCTAGATTGGGCCATCAGGCCTAAGTCCTAACTGGTCCCAATCGGGCTGGTTCCTAATTAAGGcctcttttattatatttgtaacGAATTCCAAATAAGTTTCATCGATGAAATTATAAAAGTACAGGTTCCGGAAAGAATTTACTAAGCAGTTGTCTGTACTTAGAACCTCAaagcgttttttttttctttttcaaaaaagaaacaagattaGAAAGCTGTTAAGAGTTAGGATTGGTTTTAGGCTTTCTCGGGTTTAATCAGGCCTAGGAGGTCTTGGGCATGTACAGAGTCACAGACTACTTTAGGATACATGCAGGAGTGCAGGACCAAATGCTAAATTCGGCCTTCAATAGGCTTAACTTCATAAGCACATTTTTGCACCTCTATTTCAAAATAAGCTCAAAAGTAAAGCTGAAGGTGAGTGTAGAATTGGTAATCACCTCATATGTAGTACTATCGTTGGCCCAAACAGGCTTTTGCAATGAGAGAGTTATTTTCTGTATAGACTTCAACTTTTGAAGCTTCTCGACAGTCATTCCAGCTTGATCTGCAATTTGCCTTTGTGTCGGCTCATGATTACCTTCACGTATGCAGAGTCTCTTTGCTTCACTAACCTTGTACATCATAGTATATATACCTTCCtgcatattaaattaaaataatttttatgataatgCCTAAGCATGTTCTCCATAtgaaacggaaaaaaaaaaaagaaaaagtgggGGACATACCGGCAAACGAATTAGCTTAGAATTTTGAAAGATAGCTCGTCTAATTGATTGTCTTATCCACCAATAAGCATAAGTAGCAAAACGACAACCAGCTTGGGGCTTAAATTTTTGGACACTCCGCATGAGTCCCATACTCCCTTCCTGCAAATGGACAACCAACGTGTCAATGGATGAACATATATTACTTGACATGAAAAAGACTAATTGCATGAAAATGTAAGCAGATGGCCAAAATTCTACTTTAGACAATTTTTTGGAGCTGCAATAACCA includes the following:
- the LOC122600574 gene encoding polyadenylation and cleavage factor homolog 4 isoform X1, whose product is MEMDNPRGRSFDNRSARNPKKPRLITEETPAVIRSNNNSLNGNGRPPVAQRQPVVGFRQDAAVDRDGEGGYEPQSLLQIKQQQYQELVSQYRAALAELTFNSKPIITNLTIIAGENVQAAKAIATTICNNIVEVPSDQKLPSLYLLDSIVKNIGRDYIRHFSTKLPEVFCKAYRQVDSTIHSGMRHLFGTWKGVFPPQTLQSIEKELGFQSVGNGSTSGLTTSRPDSQPQRPAGSIHVNPKYLEARQKLQQSTREKVAASDITTNLIKSPEDVVRLNRTAGINPQRARADPRLKFHQAQRDAESDLTNENSGASYNSFDFGPDISSERVTEHSTEIIPRLKRNSFDVKQGLPNYLGPRTAVPDARLQSVSKGGAEISRSWKNSEEEEYMWDDVSSKRDPRLYFEPAGPVTKTTTPSSQPPPRQPPHSQYQSGRLLRELADQGSIDVDGKTARFRTQINTGLSSQSHQDSLLMKPQNLQSGNPRNSQLNNLQPLSPQLPVKRVRYLPPYQPESVSEPVSASPSVSSSLAHPKSLVTDIPGPPNSSSLLAAVSSIFGNKPVSSTLSSTVTNPVSNPVSNPVSSLLSTLVAKGLISASHDDSKIQSQSDDSKKQSQSDDSKKQSQSGDSKKQSQSNDTKKQSQSDFTVSSEEILPIVVSPVISTSSTSSELSPSKRVSKSSVTIPKPINEEIKSLIGFQFKADVIRQFHPIVISELIDELPHQCSICGLRFKLEERFNKHMEWHILRNSESDISRRWFPSCEDWVNGGSSNESTLVIDGEQMVTADESQFVCVLCGEMFDDYYSSERNKWMFKGTTYLDITNGNAASINNGVIVHVNCISEHSLSDLGIANEVKVENGL
- the LOC122600574 gene encoding polyadenylation and cleavage factor homolog 4 isoform X2; the protein is MEMDNPRGRSFDNRSARNPKKPRLITEETPAVIRSNNNSLNGNGRPPVAQRQPVVGFRQDAAVDRDGEGGYEPQSLLQIKQQQYQELVSQYRAALAELTFNSKPIITNLTIIAGENVQAAKAIATTICNNIVEVPSDQKLPSLYLLDSIVKNIGRDYIRHFSTKLPEVFCKAYRQVDSTIHSGMRHLFGTWKGVFPPQTLQSIEKELGFQSVGNGSTSGLTTSRPDSQPQRPAGSIHVNPKYLEARQKLQQSTREKVAASDITTNLIKSPEDVVRLNRTAGINPQRARADPRLKFHAQRDAESDLTNENSGASYNSFDFGPDISSERVTEHSTEIIPRLKRNSFDVKQGLPNYLGPRTAVPDARLQSVSKGGAEISRSWKNSEEEEYMWDDVSSKRDPRLYFEPAGPVTKTTTPSSQPPPRQPPHSQYQSGRLLRELADQGSIDVDGKTARFRTQINTGLSSQSHQDSLLMKPQNLQSGNPRNSQLNNLQPLSPQLPVKRVRYLPPYQPESVSEPVSASPSVSSSLAHPKSLVTDIPGPPNSSSLLAAVSSIFGNKPVSSTLSSTVTNPVSNPVSNPVSSLLSTLVAKGLISASHDDSKIQSQSDDSKKQSQSDDSKKQSQSGDSKKQSQSNDTKKQSQSDFTVSSEEILPIVVSPVISTSSTSSELSPSKRVSKSSVTIPKPINEEIKSLIGFQFKADVIRQFHPIVISELIDELPHQCSICGLRFKLEERFNKHMEWHILRNSESDISRRWFPSCEDWVNGGSSNESTLVIDGEQMVTADESQFVCVLCGEMFDDYYSSERNKWMFKGTTYLDITNGNAASINNGVIVHVNCISEHSLSDLGIANEVKVENGL
- the LOC122585174 gene encoding calcium-dependent protein kinase 8-like, with amino-acid sequence MGNCCIIPYNSAQRKEKKRKRRRNAKPNPFSFNYHTLSQSQYSENSFFVLADPTGHDITNWYNLGRELGRGEFGVTYLCTDVKTGQKFACKSISKRKLRTAVDIEDVRREVEIMRRFPKHPNLVALRDTYEDDTAVHIVMELCEGGELFDRIVARGHYSERAAASIMRTIVEIIQMCHSHGVMHRDLKPENFLFGNKKETAPLKAIDFGLSVIFQPGEIFNEIVGSPYYMAPEVLKRNYGPEVDVWSAGVILYILLCGVPPFWAETEQGVAQAIIRSVINFKRDPWPKVSDNAKDLVKKMLDPDQKRRLTAQQVLEHPWLANTKRNPNVPLGDVVKSRIKQFSMMSKLKKQALRVVAEHLSVDEVAGIREDFRMIDSGNKGKIDIDELRVGLHKLGHQVNDADLQTLMEYADVDRDGNLDFGEFLAVTLHLKKMANDEHLHKAFDYFDKNQSGYIEVEELRHALSDGGEITNEEVINGIMHDVDADKDGRISYEEFVAMMTAGTDWRKASRQYSRERFNNLSLKLMKNGSLELVNEEC